The DNA sequence ATGCAAACTTCTCATGCAAACTTCTTGCCCAAGTTGTGTATGTTCCTAGGGTTGTAGATTTGTCGAGGATAGTTACCAATAATGCAAGTTTGTTGGTACTTTAGTTTCAGGAACTTTACCATAAGTATAATGATACCAATTGGCTCCATGTGGCCGGTTCTTTTGAACATATAATTAACGGATAACTTTTTTGATTACAATCATATTTTTGAACTGCAAAACAAACTCTTCTGTGATTACGTTCCAATCAACTAACAAGTACCATTAGCCAGAGCAGTGCCCAGTTTAACGGTCGGTAATACTTTTGGTTCACAACTCATCACAACTACAACGCCTGACGCCTTTAAATTCGATGCGTCTTCGGGGGAAGGCGAACCTGAACGCAACGCCATCGCCAACAACAAgcaagcaagaaagaaaaaacatgtGACATGCAAACTTATCAATTGTTTGCCCCGCACGTGTGTCAATAAATAGGGGGGAAAGTGAAATGGTTTCTAATGCTTCCCCAGGTTGGAAGGTATCAAGACCCTCCAGCGAGCGAAGAAGCCACGATAACGAGTTCGGCAGGGGTCCAAGGGTATGCAAGCGCAGTTCTTAACCCCCTTGCTGCTGGGTGAAAAGGTGGAGCTAGACGGGGTAATCGGTTATCACACCAGAAGACTAAGAATGTCCAGCAAGCGGACCCTGCAGACCCTATCTGGAGAGACACTCAAAGTTGCGTTCCATTTCCTAACGCTCGAAATATATCCTTCCCAGGTTCAAAGGgggttttgtcttttttttctcaactcaGAGCTGACGTGCACGTACGTGTGTCGGCGTTCTTCGATTAAAACTTCGTAGTTCCACGTCTAGGGCTACCTGTTGCTGCCACCAATTCCGTAACTTCCCAACCATCCCATCAAGCCACTAGAATAAGCCTCTTTCATTCGGGGGCATTTGTCGGGGTGCAGAGCGCCGAATCGGAAGGGTTCTAAATTGCGtaggaagcaaaacaaagcccACCGAGCGGCTCCCCCGTGTAGGCCTGGCCAAGGGGAGATGCGGGAGGGTCCCGAAACTGCAGAGAAAGCTGCACAAACAGCGAACCGGCCACCAGCCACATCGCCGGAAGGGGCACAATCGACTGCCTTTTTCCCATGGTTGGGTGGGCGCGAACGTTCTGGGACACACCAAGGACAAGGAAAGGGCCGGGGCCACTCCAGTCCTCTATTTACATCCTTCTGCTTGCCCGCCCGCTTTGCCTctccaccaaaaacaaaaaaaagtgtgttgCTCTGCACCTGCAGAACCGTTGCCCACTAAATACGATCAATTGTGCGGGCACCGTATTTGGTGGCAACTATGTTGACAGAAAAGTTACCTAACGCTTCTTGTTTTCCTCTTCCATTTTCCCCCCTACCCCTCTCTCCGCAGAAGCCTGAAGGATGAAGCGAAGCAGCCGTTCGTCGAGCAGGCGGAAAAGCTGCGGCTGGCCCACAAAAGCCAACATCCGTACTACAAGTACCAGCCGCGGCGCAAAAAGTCCAAGCGGTGCGTCGGTGCCGGTGCAAAGTCGGGCAAGTGCTGCGAGCTGCACTACGCCGAGCTGAACGGGCTGGCAAGCCCGCCGTCGATGGAGGACGGAGGCTCGTCGGGCGACTCCGGCCAGTACGCCCATCCGGACGGCCACTGCCCGTCGACGAGTGGTGGGTTGGCGCGCGGCCCGAAGCAACAGCCGGCGGGCAAGGGGCGCAGTCGCAGCAGTGCCGTCCGGGCTGGGCCGGCTGAAGCGCCCCTTAGCGGACCGCCggcactaccaccaccgccgccgccaccgtcaGCCACCAGCTACGAGCTGGAGCTGGCGCACGAGCGTGTGACCGGGTACGGCGCCGGTAGTGGCGGTGCTGCCCCGTACGAAGCGCCCCTTTCCGTCGAGCTGTACTCGGCCGGCGGTGCCGATGGTGGGGAAGGCACCGGGCCCGCGCTCACCACTGCCGACTGCCACTTCTTGGAGGACGGCCAGCCCCAGACCAGCATGGAGATGGCAGAGGTGCAGCAGTCGTccactggcagcagcagcagcagcagcagtgacgCCGCAGTGGCCGCCCAACTCCAAAGCCAGCACTCGTCGCCGTACGGAGCGCGCGACTGGACCATCCCAATCGGCATTGAGTCACGCGAGTCCGCCACCGCGATGGACGCTGGAGGcactggtggtggtagtggtgcgTACGGGCTGCACGGTAATCGGCCGATGTCGTCCAGCTGCATGGCGCCCGGCTACGCCTACACCAACTATGCCACCGCGTACATGCCGACCACGCCGGAGTACCACAGCCCCCAGACGCCACACTTCCAgcccggtggcggtggcaccGGCGGCAACGGTAGTGGCGTTCCGTTCGAGGAGACGGGCGGACTTGCCTGCTACACCAGCCAGCCCACCCCGGCGGTGGCCCACCGGTACGCGCGCGGTGACGTCGGGGACGGCCCGTTCGCGCACCAGTACCACGTGCACCACGGTCAGCTGCACGCGGCCACCGCGACGATCGAGCCGGACGGCCGGCAGCCGAGCAGTGCGACGCCCGAGCTGGAAGAGGTAAAAAGTATCCTACCGGTTCGCATACCCTCAATCACGCTTCACCATGCCACTCCACAGCACGCGGTCGGCGCAGTTGCGGTCGTCACAAGCGGCGAGAGCGGCCTGGTGGACCGTGCGCGCGGCACCGTGCAGATACTGATGCCGGCGCTGTCCGCGTACGTGAGCGGTACCGGTACCGGTGCCGAGGTGTACGGGCGGCACGGTTCCGACCAGCACGCCGcccacgagcagcagcagcagcaccgtctCACCGCGATACAGTCGAACCGGATGCACGGTGCGTCCGAGCCGGGCCTGTTCAACTATGCCCTCGGCGAGACCGGCCAACAGTACATGCCGACAGCGATGGGCCACCATCATCTGCCGTACACCGGCGGCCAGGCGCGTATTGACATCCACCAGCAGTCGCCACCGCAGCACCAGCATCAGCAACAACCCCAGCAGCTTCATCCGCTTGACCTGCacgagcagcaccagcagcagcaggtggcACACCATCACCAAAGCTACCACCATAGCCAGCAGCCGCCGCAGGACCCGTACCAGTACGGCAGCTCACCGCCGGGCCAGGCTGGCCGCATCCCGACCGGCAGCGGCGACGGACAATTCTACTGATTGGCCCtgtaccacacacaaacacacatacacacacacacccacattcTACTAGGTTTTACTCGATCTCTACTACACACGGATGGCGGTGGGACGGTGGCCGAGCAGGACGCAAAGGAGTCAAATGTCTAAACACTGCTTGTAATATTGCGAACGAGGCGCCGAGTTCGAACCCGACCACCTCTGAtggtgccccccccccccctcccccttaaTGTAAGGCCCGTGACTGGTGCATATCTCTAACGGCGAGTGTTGGGCTGCAAAGGTGTACCAGCAAAAGAAAACGTACACGGCGTGCCGGGTAGAAACGGTTACGTAGCGCTGCCAAAGCTTTCCGTTAGAGTTTTTGTAATCTATTCGAATAACAACGTAAAGTGAATCTGCGAATCTGCGAATCAAATATGTTTGTAAATCTGCATGAAGCTAATTGAAGTAAATAAAATGAGCAATCAAACCTCTTGCAGCCATGTGTTCGAAAACCGATGGCATGATATAGCAAATTGCCGAACCTACTAAGCCTTTAACTAGAACTAGAAAGATCAGCAACAGGTTGTGCactatgttgttgttttaatatttaaagatATTTTGGACCTCTTGGGTCTCTTTCTGTTACGTTGTAACTTAACACTTtaggcggcgctctagcagcaatcgaacacgacatccgacacgaacaaacccatataatcatatggtgGAGCACTGTCagacagaaacaaacaaacaagacaaacatgtcaaatcccatacatttttcatgttcgatgtcgtgttcgattggtgcttaAGCGCCGCATCATATGAATTCGCATGACGGTTTTGTTCGCCGCTCAGATTTGTATCTGATGATTCTCAGTGATTCTCTTGAGTCATCGCTCAGTGATTCTCTTAAGAACGAATGAGGTAGGAAAGAAAtaacgagaacgacatgtgctacgTCGCGTACTGGGTTTTCCAgcagttctcatagctgtgggacactttattgactctttcttaagtgaaatgaacttaatgtaacgggaattggactctatagcatccttgttggacaaatccaataggaatttccaagcagcctgtccaaaaagggtgccataccgtattaatacacgatgcgcaatctcagattgtgcatatattcgttttatcataatatatgtcatttcgcgtagccaaccctgagctataaacgtcatttccatacaatttcacattgcgccaagattgcgcataaattttcaagattatatacggacgtcacacgaagcgtaaactttggcgtaaactaaatttcagccatacaaccctataatcttttgacaggaagtttacgctctcccatacaaatcaagcgtaaactttttgtcGTAAACGCCAAATGAACCAGAACCGTACGGTTCATTCATGTCACgtgaaaaaatgaatgaaccgATTCACAAGAGACCCAAATagacagctcgtactttatagctgatttagggctgtttaacgaaaaaccgttccgatgtcgtactttgtggctgattaagagatagacggtactttgcggaactatggagcttttaaacaggcacatggtactctttggaactttgcggctgattagcactatgtgtagggttcatgatggaacttgaaggcttgttaagaaagcgcaccgaacttggtggaactttatagctttttaatgcatgacatcggtacaaggtggatcatgtcaaagtgtcaaagagagacgccgtcaataatctcattgctacTGTACAAGCTAGATAAGTTAAttgaagaaggaatattgagtgaagtgattgtgaattatcagtaaattgtgtaaaattttgtgtaattcatcaatacaaaagttttaaaatatacatatgtgtttaaacgaaacaaatcttgttgtttatttcatcgatgacgcttgcttgaaaataaaacacacagaaaaataatccctggaatcgtggcataaggaagctgcttaggcgctgtttgaaagacccacatagaactttgatgctgtttatctactgcaaaaggcgaattagagcagcgatctttagcgtgccaaaatgagctgcttaagcaattcttgCTATTTGGGGAAGAACGCTATGGTTCTTTtgatacataaaaaaatttataaaaatatgaaaatgagTGCAAACGTTAATGATCATTTTAAAATAAGGAACAGATTCCCAGACTTTAATGAAGAAGTGGGCCTTTCGGTTCTTTTGGGTGAACGTGAATTAACCGAGTCGAACATCACAATAAAAGGGAACGTGATCTCGgttcttttgtttatttacaaTCTGTAAATCGGTACACTATTTGAACAGCGATCAATCAACATCGAATGATCAACTACAGATCAATCGATAGGTCTGATCACATGAACAGCGAGCCAATACAAACAATCTGTCATATGACGCTAGAAAGCATTGTGCATTTTAAAATCGCCCGTTTCTTGTATTGCTCATACATTTGCagattttagttttttctatacatgtttttcaaaactatcaaatgcaggcattttttattttattttaatgtatCAAAAGAACCATAGTGTTTTATTATTGTGAACcggttcattcattttttcacGCGAACTGAATGAATCTTGCGGTTCTGATCCGTTTAGCACACCTCTATTTTACAGGTGTTGGTGTTTGCAAAAGAACGAAAGAACTGAAATCACGTTCACAGCAATGGTTGACTCACGTTAACTTAAAAGAACCAAATTGCCCACCTCTATTGTGCACGTACGCAAAGTAAGCAATATCACATAAAGATGACGAAAGATAGCGACCCACGATGCATATAAGTGTTGCGGTTCATGAATTTTTCGTTGAGATTCtatcatatgaatcttcagtgatgagtgattcAAATCTCGAATCGACTTTAGAGATGTATAATTTCCAAAATATTAAGTTTTCGCGATCCCACCTAACAActtacccgtcatgggttcaagccttgcatggaccgtctccccgtagcaaataaattatccggctgcgttgtacttgccaagaagtctcgaaagcctgtataggctgcTATGACCACGTAGATtgttacgccaagaagaatTATAAAAGGCTCAAGCTcgatgaatctttagagatatATGAATCTTTAGAAATTCGTTAAccttttgagattcatgaatctttgtaGATACTCGAATCTTTGAGATTGATGAATCTTACCAAccgagattcagattcattgaatcatttcatAGATActttcagattcatgaatctgaatcgggtttacccaacactagtgcATATAGCGTACTATTCCGACCGTTGCTAACTGACAGCGTCTCGTACTGTATGCTAGGCttttttatgtatgtgtgtatatgtatatatatatatttctgCAATCTTATAATTCCATCTTAAGTTTTAATAATTCATACTAAACGTATACAGTTCCTTCGTAAGTTTTAATGCTAATTGCCGGCACACGGTGTGAGATTTGTACGCATTTCGGGGGGTTAGGGGGCGTTGTGGAAAGGGTGTAAGTTTGGTCATTCTGGCATTCTGCCAAGTTCATCTTTCTGGGCTGGGGTTGTCCCCATTCTgccctctctatctctttctttctttctttctctttctttctttctttctttctttctctctctctctctctctctctctctctctctctctctctctctctctttctctctcttgctgCCTAGTTTCACGCGTTCCGAATGCCGAGCGTCTGCTCCAGCTCCGCCCGCTTCTGGTTGACCTTCGCGAAGAAGTAGCGCGACACGGCCTCCTGCGTCCAGGGCTGGTGGTAAAACTCGGCCCGCCGCTCCTCCTCCGGGTTGCCGACTACGTCCGTCATCGTCTTCAGGTCGCGTTGCTGCGACACGATCCACCGGTGCACGAACGTGTGCGGCTCTTTGGCGAACGACAGGTAAAACTCCCGGTTCGTCTTCAGCTGCTGGATCGTCTCGACCGTGTCGTGGATCTTGGCATCCAGCGCCTGTATCTCCTGCTGGCTCGCGGTGTTCATCAGGAAGCTGTTCATCTGATGCTTGAGCGCGTCGTCCACCTCGACGTCGATGTCGTAGCAGGCCGTCTGCTTACCCTCGCCGGGCTGGCtttcgccgccgccgccggcacCGCCCTCGACCGTGATCACGTGATTGATCACGATCGGGTCGGGTGGGTGGAGCAGCGGATTCAGCCGCTGCGGTATCTCCGCGAACTTCATGCGCTGGCAGGCAAAGATCTGCTCGAGATACTTGTCGCACACGATGTACTCGCGCTCGTGCGCATCCTGCAGCCGGTGCGTCTTGATGTACTGCCACAGCGCGGAAATGATAACTGGGCGCGTCTGCGTGTGCACCCCGAGCAGTCGGGCCAGACGCGGATCGAGCTTGAACTGCAGCGGCTGGTagtcgagcagcagcagtatggtGCAGCGCACGTTCCGGCCGCCGGTGCGCTTCACCTGAAACCCGTCCGTCTCCTGCGTCGCGTGCGTCCGGTGCCACTCGACCAGATAGTTGTCCGGCCCGTACAGCTCCTTGTCCAACTCGATCACGAGCGACTTGAAGAAGCTGCTGAacttgcgcttcagcttcGGCCCGGCTTCCGACCGGCCGCCAGCCTCCTCCAGTAGCCGGCCCTCGACCCGCAGCTCCCAGGACGGTTCGACCGCCGCCTGGTGCGGATCGCTCCCCGCCGGTGCCGGGTAGAACGTGTTCGAGATGAAAATGCGCAGCTTGCGCTTCTGCTTCATCGGGCGCTTGAGCGTTTCCTGGATGTCGAGCCGCTTGCGCGTGATCGTCGCGTCCAGCTTGCGCTCGAACGCGAGCAGATCCATGTACGCCTGCGACTCCGGCACGAGATCACGCACCATCTGCGCCAGTATCTTGTCCGCCAGCTTCTTCCGCTTCTTCGCCTGATATTCGCTGCCGGAGGAGCTGGAAGTGAGGAAATGCGTAATGAAACGACCAACACAGCACGGTCTAGACGGTGACGAAACTTACGGTTTGGCATGAGAAGCACTACGGTCTCCACCACGTTTGCTACCCCCGCCAGAGCCTCTTCCGCCACTGCCGCTGGCTACCAGGTACCCAGTCTGCAATGGGCGTTGGTGGTGCATCTGCACCTGGGGCGATGGTGGCGCCGACTGGGGCCCACCTCCGCCCATCGGTGGCTGAGCAGAAAAGCTTCTTGGCTGCATAGAGAAATGGGAGGAAATTGCGAATTACATTTAGAAATAACCcttctcaaacacacacacacacacacacacacacacacacacaccacacacacacacacacaaacatgcatACATCGACGGACGCAACACGATGGCGACACTTACCACGAAATTGGATCCCGGACCGTACGGACGCATAAAGGAAGCGTTGGCCATCGGAGAAGCGTAACGCTGTGGCATCCCGCCGGCCGCCGGGAAGCGTTGGGCCATTTTCTTTGGTAAGGGGTGAAATTAACTGTACGGCACTTGGTTGATGGTGGACGGTGCTGCTGGTTGATAGCTGCTGCACGCCGCTGGCATAGCTCGAAATCAAAATGTGAGGAAACACTGGTATCGCATTCGGCGCTACAAGCAAACACGCAAATCAGTGGGAAAACGGGCGTCGCAAACTAATCATAACCCTAACAGGCACCGCACTACGAAAAATGGCAGGCGGCTATGTGTACACAAACATACCGAGAAAGAGCCACCGCAACAGCAACGGCTCTGCGGGCGAAACGATGAACTATttttggggacacttttcgcgTAAAATTCCCGGTGGACAAAATTGTTTAACTTTGGCCGCACAGTGGTGCGCCGGAGCTGTCATCATGTGCACATTGCCTTTTCCGCGGCTCTACCATACGATCACAGTCTATGtgagcgtttctacatacaccgagaatGCAGCTGAGAAAATAACTGACAGCATGCTTTGATAGCGACTGATAGCATTTTCGGTGAGAGAATTCTCCTCGGCATGCAAAGAACGATGGAGCTgagaaaaaattgaattggCAGTTTATAGCGATCGATCAATTatagtttgcatttttgccgTCTAATAATCgtagaaatattattaaaaagtaaaataaacttTTTCGACTTCATTTTAGCgattaaaatggattttttcaacatcattttaaaagtcTCATCTCGGCGCTTTTCAGAGCTTCTACACACACCAGCGTGAGAAACCGGTTGTCAATTCTCTCACAGCCATCTCTCAGCTGCAGTCTCggtgtacaggcggtccccgagatacacggtacctcttatacgcggattcagagatacgcggtttcctaaatttgacagttctttgagcaaattgtactgatttgacacatctattgtaaaatgccaaataatttctgttttgatcggatgttaaaaactatttcaaaaggtttgaaactgttatttcattcagaatcatatcaaataattgattaagtggctaaaaccacccctagttgcaaattaacacgaaaattagtgagattttggctagaaatcacgagattcgacttacgcggaaattcgagatacgcggttttttgcggccgttttcggtccccattaaccgtgtatctcggggaccgcctgtatgtagaaacgctctgTAAGAACGGGGATGGACGGCAAGTGCCCCCATTTGTCAGCTACTGTTCTATATGAATCTTCATatggaaagggaaaaaaatattttttacatgAACTTTCACGCAAACCTCTTCTATTTTTTACCTCAAGATGTCGCCACTGCGGCGCTAACagaaaaaattgttttggtcATCTTGGATGCTATTCAACAGCACAGAGCTATACAAATTCATCAAACTGTGTTACAATTATCTATTACAAGAGGCATAAATACAGCTCCTGAAAAATTCATGAACTAAATAATTACCCGGGTggcacagattaagcttaaacgactataaaatcaaatatccattTGAAAATACGAAAGTGTCGTGATAGCTGAaattttcatcgccaatttcaactatgttttatttttctttttccattaTACTTtagatttattttctttttctttttttcaatgttattatttgtttttcgggATGCTTGGTGCTTCACTGACCGCTCTCGTCAACATTCGCCCAAAAACGAATCGATGTTCTTTCTCTTCGTCGTCttcaacccaaatagccataATTGCCAAATAGCCATTTTGGCACACTAAAGATCAC is a window from the Anopheles merus strain MAF chromosome X, AmerM5.1, whole genome shotgun sequence genome containing:
- the LOC121596350 gene encoding uncharacterized protein LOC121596350 isoform X1, whose protein sequence is MQLNNMSTHQPSGGGPDQQHHLLVDAPTIRLMPSTLPVSIPLFRLRNVSFLQSPPHPAPEGTATSTTSNTTNNNNYEFYKPPGTNGLELLNGSDKGTDAQIKLEAADGGELSAELADRPGSSETGSSYGNQDSRSPPLTVAGSAARRQQQPQPRLFHRELPEDEDDEYEGEEEEEGMEGEEEERTVTGDEPGEESNDAACAAELGDSEQDDNKLAPQDQEKMTQAVKKVFTEYKWTPPVAPIRSPSTKKKQHIKRPMNAFMVWAQAARREMAQQQPRLQNSEISKDLGKIWKSLKDEAKQPFVEQAEKLRLAHKSQHPYYKYQPRRKKSKRCVGAGAKSGKCCELHYAELNGLASPPSMEDGGSSGDSGQYAHPDGHCPSTSGGLARGPKQQPAGKGRSRSSAVRAGPAEAPLSGPPALPPPPPPPSATSYELELAHERVTGYGAGSGGAAPYEAPLSVELYSAGGADGGEGTGPALTTADCHFLEDGQPQTSMEMAEVQQSSTGSSSSSSSDAAVAAQLQSQHSSPYGARDWTIPIGIESRESATAMDAGGTGGGSGAYGLHGNRPMSSSCMAPGYAYTNYATAYMPTTPEYHSPQTPHFQPGGGGTGGNGSGVPFEETGGLACYTSQPTPAVAHRYARGDVGDGPFAHQYHVHHGQLHAATATIEPDGRQPSSATPELEEVKSILPVRIPSITLHHATPQHAVGAVAVVTSGESGLVDRARGTVQILMPALSAYVSGTGTGAEVYGRHGSDQHAAHEQQQQHRLTAIQSNRMHGASEPGLFNYALGETGQQYMPTAMGHHHLPYTGGQARIDIHQQSPPQHQHQQQPQQLHPLDLHEQHQQQQVAHHHQSYHHSQQPPQDPYQYGSSPPGQAGRIPTGSGDGQFY
- the LOC121596350 gene encoding splicing factor, arginine/serine-rich 19-like isoform X2, whose product is MQLNNMSTHQPSGGGPDQQHHLLVDAPTIRLMPSTLPVSIPLFRLRNVSFLQSPPHPAPEGTATSTTSNTTNNNNYEFYKPPGTNGLELLNGSDKGTDAQIKLEAADGGELSAELADRPGSSETGSSYGNQDSRSPPLTVAGSAARRQQQPQPRLFHRELPEDEDDEYEGEEEEEGMEGEEEERTVTGDEPGEESNDAACAAELGDSEQDDNKLAPQDQEKMTQAVKKVFTEYKWTPPVAPIRSPSTKKKQHIKRPMNAFMVWAQAARREMAQQQPRLQNSEISKDLGKIWKSLKDEAKQPFVEQAEKLRLAHKSQHPYYKYQPRRKKSKRCVGAGAKSGKCCELHYAELNGLASPPSMEDGGSSGDSGQYAHPDGHCPSTSGGLARGPKQQPAGKGRSRSSAVRAGPAEAPLSGPPALPPPPPPPSATSYELELAHERVTGYGAGSGGAAPYEAPLSVELYSAGGADGGEGTGPALTTADCHFLEDGQPQTSMEMAEVQQSSTGSSSSSSSDAAVAAQLQSQHSSPYGARDWTIPIGIESRESATAMDAGGTGGGSGAYGLHGNRPMSSSCMAPGYAYTNYATAYMPTTPEYHSPQTPHFQPGGGGTGGNGSGVPFEETGGLACYTSQPTPAVAHRYARGDVGDGPFAHQYHVHHGQLHAATATIEPDGRQPSSATPELEEHAVGAVAVVTSGESGLVDRARGTVQILMPALSAYVSGTGTGAEVYGRHGSDQHAAHEQQQQHRLTAIQSNRMHGASEPGLFNYALGETGQQYMPTAMGHHHLPYTGGQARIDIHQQSPPQHQHQQQPQQLHPLDLHEQHQQQQVAHHHQSYHHSQQPPQDPYQYGSSPPGQAGRIPTGSGDGQFY
- the LOC121596241 gene encoding brahma-associated protein of 60 kDa-like, with amino-acid sequence MAQRFPAAGGMPQRYASPMANASFMRPYGPGSNFVPRSFSAQPPMGGGGPQSAPPSPQVQMHHQRPLQTGYLVASGSGGRGSGGGSKRGGDRSASHAKPSSGSEYQAKKRKKLADKILAQMVRDLVPESQAYMDLLAFERKLDATITRKRLDIQETLKRPMKQKRKLRIFISNTFYPAPAGSDPHQAAVEPSWELRVEGRLLEEAGGRSEAGPKLKRKFSSFFKSLVIELDKELYGPDNYLVEWHRTHATQETDGFQVKRTGGRNVRCTILLLLDYQPLQFKLDPRLARLLGVHTQTRPVIISALWQYIKTHRLQDAHEREYIVCDKYLEQIFACQRMKFAEIPQRLNPLLHPPDPIVINHVITVEGGAGGGGESQPGEGKQTACYDIDVEVDDALKHQMNSFLMNTASQQEIQALDAKIHDTVETIQQLKTNREFYLSFAKEPHTFVHRWIVSQQRDLKTMTDVVGNPEEERRAEFYHQPWTQEAVSRYFFAKVNQKRAELEQTLGIRNA